A genomic stretch from Bordetella sp. N includes:
- a CDS encoding LysR family transcriptional regulator — MNTSIDLPEMRVFVAVVTDGSFTTAADRLGTDKARISRVVSRMEKKLGAQLLTRSTRRLSVTEVGRDYFERAMCILTAAEAAEAAVAQQSREPKGLLKLTAGSEFGTMVVDEWIAAFLRMAPKVTVEAEYTNRLVDIIHEGFDVAIRVGALEDSGLSARKLGEVSYGLYAAPGYLKRGPALSNVGDLKRHSLIMKTMRGRSNWTLVNGENTEKVMVSPRCAVNSTIAAKNLALAGLGITHLPRFMAEPYVVAGTLSCVLSGWAEVPAPVHAVFASSRYMDPKVRSFVDLCLSAFEGGRGAQ; from the coding sequence ATGAATACATCAATCGATCTGCCGGAGATGCGCGTCTTCGTGGCGGTTGTGACCGATGGCTCGTTCACGACGGCTGCGGATCGGCTGGGCACCGACAAGGCGCGCATCAGCCGCGTCGTCAGTCGTATGGAGAAGAAGCTAGGCGCACAGCTCCTCACCCGCTCGACACGGCGCCTCAGCGTGACCGAGGTCGGGCGCGATTACTTCGAGCGCGCCATGTGCATCCTGACCGCCGCCGAAGCCGCAGAGGCGGCGGTGGCGCAGCAGTCCAGGGAGCCCAAAGGACTGCTCAAGCTCACGGCTGGATCCGAGTTCGGAACCATGGTCGTGGACGAATGGATCGCGGCGTTCCTGCGTATGGCCCCGAAAGTGACTGTGGAAGCGGAATACACGAACCGTCTGGTCGATATCATCCATGAAGGCTTCGACGTCGCCATCCGTGTCGGCGCGCTCGAAGATTCGGGGCTCTCGGCGCGCAAACTCGGCGAGGTGTCTTACGGGCTGTACGCTGCCCCTGGCTATCTGAAGCGCGGGCCGGCGCTTTCGAACGTCGGCGACCTGAAGCGCCACAGCTTGATCATGAAGACGATGCGGGGGCGCTCCAACTGGACCCTGGTAAATGGTGAAAATACCGAGAAGGTCATGGTGTCCCCGCGCTGTGCCGTCAACAGCACGATCGCGGCGAAGAACCTCGCACTTGCAGGACTCGGGATTACGCACTTGCCGCGTTTCATGGCTGAACCCTATGTGGTTGCTGGAACGCTGTCATGCGTGCTGTCTGGCTGGGCTGAGGTTCCGGCGCCTGTCCACGCCGTATTCGCATCGAGCCGCTACATGGATCCGAAAGTGCGCAGCTTCGTTGATCTCTGCCTGAGTGCATTTGAGGGTGGCCGCGGCGCACAGTGA
- a CDS encoding SDR family oxidoreductase, with protein MSDSEKLKGTVALITGASSGIGHATALQLAAEGAKVVLVARRADRLQALAQEIGANALAITADISSAAASVQVMHETIDRFGRLDTLVNAAGVMLNGPSVQAPLEHWDRMVDVNFRALMYVTKAALPHLLDAVGTSPRKVVDVVNISSVAGRVAAAQVAIYNATKFAVTAATEAWRQEFTRQSIRFSVVEPGATTTELWAQEGQWEGFKAAFGEVERLHAEDVAESVKFIVTSPRRVAINEIVIRPTDQP; from the coding sequence ATGTCTGATTCTGAAAAACTCAAGGGTACTGTTGCCCTGATCACCGGAGCATCAAGCGGCATTGGGCACGCCACGGCCCTACAGCTTGCAGCCGAAGGTGCGAAGGTCGTGCTCGTCGCTCGGCGCGCTGACCGTTTGCAGGCGTTGGCGCAGGAGATCGGCGCCAACGCACTCGCAATCACGGCTGATATCTCGAGTGCCGCAGCCTCGGTGCAGGTCATGCACGAGACAATCGATCGTTTCGGCAGGCTGGATACGCTCGTAAACGCAGCGGGGGTCATGCTCAATGGCCCCTCGGTCCAGGCGCCGCTTGAACATTGGGACCGTATGGTGGATGTTAATTTTCGTGCACTCATGTACGTTACGAAAGCAGCGCTTCCCCACTTGTTGGACGCCGTGGGCACAAGTCCAAGAAAAGTGGTTGATGTCGTAAATATTTCTTCGGTCGCTGGCCGCGTCGCCGCAGCACAAGTCGCCATTTACAACGCCACGAAGTTCGCGGTAACGGCAGCGACAGAGGCGTGGCGCCAAGAATTTACCCGCCAGTCGATCCGATTCTCGGTCGTCGAACCTGGGGCCACCACCACCGAACTATGGGCCCAAGAGGGCCAGTGGGAAGGATTCAAGGCGGCGTTCGGCGAGGTCGAGCGTCTGCACGCTGAAGACGTTGCAGAATCGGTGAAATTCATCGTCACGAGTCCTCGGCGTGTGGCCATCAATGAGATCGTAATTCGGCCGACAGACCAACCTTAA
- a CDS encoding AraC family transcriptional regulator, whose protein sequence is MQEPDDVDRDRRKETEAIRTRLAARVSEFVGDNEERRSALPSLSFAKVLEPTAPSAYVYEPSISLIVRGRKRVRLGSETYVYDASRFLLTAVNLPTVTQVLEATPDEPYISMLIRLDLREVRLTIADIATRSGWKAATGSAMATGPASIELFGAVERLVEMLHIPDDLAHLGRLIEKEIIYRVLRGPAGARLWNIAMTGTQSHKAAAAVSWLRENFTCPLSVERLAGLAEMGVSTLHHHFRAMTAMSPLQFQKQLRLHEARRLLLGEDIDAATAATRVGYESVTQFNREYRRLFGAPPIRDVAPLRSPKPSKA, encoded by the coding sequence ATGCAGGAACCAGACGATGTCGACCGTGATCGTCGCAAGGAAACTGAAGCAATCCGCACAAGGTTGGCGGCGAGAGTCTCAGAATTTGTAGGAGACAACGAAGAGCGGCGATCTGCCCTCCCAAGCTTATCCTTCGCCAAGGTGCTAGAGCCAACCGCTCCGAGCGCTTACGTCTACGAGCCGAGCATCAGCTTGATCGTGCGTGGCCGAAAGCGTGTGCGTCTGGGCAGTGAGACATACGTCTACGATGCGTCGCGTTTTCTCCTGACGGCCGTCAATCTTCCAACCGTGACACAAGTCCTGGAAGCTACGCCAGATGAACCGTATATCTCAATGCTGATACGGTTGGATCTGCGCGAGGTCAGGCTGACCATTGCAGACATTGCCACGCGATCAGGGTGGAAGGCTGCAACAGGGTCTGCGATGGCAACCGGGCCAGCCTCCATTGAGCTTTTCGGCGCGGTGGAGAGATTAGTGGAGATGCTTCACATCCCAGATGATTTGGCTCACCTGGGCAGGTTGATCGAAAAGGAGATCATCTATCGAGTTCTTCGCGGCCCCGCTGGTGCACGCCTCTGGAATATCGCAATGACCGGGACGCAAAGTCACAAGGCCGCCGCAGCGGTATCTTGGCTACGGGAAAATTTTACGTGCCCATTGAGTGTGGAAAGATTGGCTGGGCTTGCGGAAATGGGCGTATCGACGCTGCATCACCATTTTCGTGCGATGACGGCAATGAGCCCGCTGCAGTTTCAGAAGCAGTTGCGTCTGCATGAAGCTCGCAGGCTTCTTCTAGGAGAAGACATAGATGCAGCGACTGCCGCGACGCGCGTCGGCTACGAAAGCGTGACCCAATTCAATCGAGAATATCGACGTCTTTTTGGAGCGCCTCCCATCCGGGATGTGGCGCCTCTGCGCTCGCCCAAGCCGTCAAAGGCTTGA
- a CDS encoding PotD/PotF family extracellular solute-binding protein, giving the protein MSAGVLLTSVAPAFAADTSINVMLWGTTWQSSIKAASQRFTEQTGIKVNVMTQASSGEGLTKLQTMRERSEVDVWFTTDSVATRASGDKALFAPLPKDTMPNLAQVSKGAATDYYAAAYGYPMSIVYRPDLVKEPITSFQELWTRKDLQGKLGVPAMTFYQGRMLMLASLAFGGTTTDSAKGFEMLTKLKPQVSVFLTSDAQARNALAQGEVAVLVVPPAAGKRVADAGVAVKVVSPKPAIMSYDVMMLVNGPKKDSAARFIDFIIGAQENEAVAGSLNMAPVNVNAKPSAMLADQLPKEADKVSMDEAYINQNIASWTERFNNEIAK; this is encoded by the coding sequence ATGTCCGCCGGCGTCCTGCTGACGTCGGTCGCGCCGGCCTTCGCGGCAGACACGTCCATCAACGTCATGCTCTGGGGCACCACCTGGCAATCCTCCATCAAGGCGGCCAGCCAGCGCTTCACCGAGCAGACAGGCATCAAGGTCAACGTCATGACCCAGGCCTCCTCGGGTGAAGGCCTGACCAAGCTGCAGACCATGCGCGAAAGGTCCGAGGTCGATGTGTGGTTCACGACCGACTCCGTCGCGACCCGCGCCAGCGGCGACAAGGCGCTGTTCGCCCCGCTGCCCAAGGACACGATGCCCAACCTGGCACAAGTTTCGAAGGGCGCGGCGACGGATTATTACGCCGCGGCCTACGGCTACCCCATGTCCATCGTTTACCGCCCTGACCTGGTCAAGGAGCCCATCACGTCCTTCCAGGAACTGTGGACCCGCAAGGATCTGCAGGGCAAGCTGGGCGTTCCGGCCATGACCTTTTACCAGGGCCGCATGCTGATGCTGGCTTCACTGGCCTTCGGCGGGACGACCACCGACTCCGCCAAGGGTTTCGAGATGCTGACCAAGCTCAAGCCTCAGGTGAGCGTGTTCCTGACCTCCGACGCCCAGGCCCGCAATGCCCTGGCGCAGGGCGAGGTGGCCGTGCTGGTGGTGCCGCCCGCGGCGGGCAAGCGCGTGGCCGACGCGGGCGTGGCGGTGAAGGTCGTCAGTCCCAAACCCGCCATCATGAGCTATGACGTGATGATGCTGGTCAACGGCCCCAAGAAGGACTCCGCTGCCCGGTTCATCGATTTCATCATTGGCGCCCAGGAAAACGAAGCCGTCGCGGGCAGCCTGAATATGGCCCCGGTTAACGTCAACGCCAAGCCCTCGGCGATGCTGGCAGACCAGTTGCCCAAGGAAGCCGACAAGGTGTCGATGGACGAAGCCTACATCAACCAGAACATCGCCTCCTGGACGGAGCGGTTCAATAACGAAATCGCCAAGTAA
- a CDS encoding GntR family transcriptional regulator: MLTGKNPPEAMTVDDGGRVADRAYRRLRLAILSGEIKPGTRLVELDLAERLSMSRTPVREAISRLTSDMLVAVLPGGGVEVVDTQHDLDDIFAIREALEGMAARLAAQHIVREELAELDQMLKSSLDLPLDAVRERADLNNRFHRKILQASRSPRLIQMVEDLRDFFIQEEQLRRYTSRDTKTALRHHAEIVDALRHKDGKKAERMVRLHLSHSVEKTKSKKKKKPLFV, translated from the coding sequence ATGCTCACAGGCAAGAATCCGCCCGAAGCCATGACCGTCGACGATGGCGGCCGTGTGGCCGACCGCGCTTATCGCCGCTTGCGGCTCGCCATACTCAGCGGCGAGATCAAGCCGGGCACCCGCCTGGTCGAGCTCGACCTGGCCGAGCGCCTGAGCATGAGCCGCACGCCCGTGCGCGAGGCCATTTCGCGCCTGACCAGCGACATGCTGGTGGCGGTTCTTCCAGGCGGCGGCGTCGAAGTCGTGGACACGCAGCATGATCTCGACGACATCTTCGCGATCCGCGAAGCCCTTGAAGGCATGGCGGCCCGCCTGGCGGCCCAGCACATCGTCCGGGAGGAACTGGCCGAGCTTGATCAGATGCTCAAGTCCAGCCTCGACCTGCCGCTGGATGCCGTGCGCGAGCGCGCCGACCTCAACAACCGCTTCCATCGCAAGATCCTGCAGGCGTCGCGCTCGCCCAGGCTGATACAGATGGTCGAGGACCTGCGCGACTTCTTCATCCAGGAGGAGCAGCTGCGGCGCTATACCTCCCGCGATACCAAGACCGCCTTGCGCCATCACGCCGAGATCGTCGACGCCTTACGCCACAAGGACGGGAAGAAGGCCGAGCGCATGGTCCGCCTGCACCTGAGCCACAGCGTGGAGAAGACCAAATCCAAGAAAAAGAAAAAGCCGCTATTCGTATGA
- a CDS encoding class II aldolase/adducin family protein, translated as MSTLSGMTEQEREVRRDLAAAYRLVAYFGFEDSIWTHLSARVPGHHDQFLINPHGVLFRDITASNLVKIDVNGNVLEDTPYEVNAAGFTIHSAIHMAREDAGCVIHLHTVAGVAVSSLKCGIVPANQWSYQFHNRVAYHDYEGIALDLAERERLIKDLGPVHRTVVLRNHGMITLGNSVADTFILMRNLNCACEAQLAFQATGEEIAHVPEAVREHTARQYERSVEKHAQNPSTSSITLEWKSMLRRLQPADPTSYLD; from the coding sequence ATGTCCACACTTTCCGGCATGACGGAACAGGAGCGCGAGGTCCGCAGGGATCTGGCCGCGGCCTATCGCCTCGTGGCCTATTTCGGGTTTGAAGACAGCATCTGGACCCACCTGTCCGCGCGGGTGCCCGGCCATCACGATCAATTCCTGATCAATCCGCATGGCGTGCTGTTTCGCGACATTACCGCTTCGAACCTCGTCAAGATCGACGTGAACGGCAACGTCCTCGAAGACACGCCATACGAGGTGAACGCGGCAGGTTTCACCATCCACAGCGCCATCCACATGGCGCGCGAGGATGCGGGCTGCGTCATCCACTTGCACACCGTCGCGGGCGTTGCCGTGTCCAGCCTGAAATGCGGCATCGTGCCGGCAAACCAGTGGTCTTACCAATTCCACAACCGCGTGGCCTATCACGACTACGAGGGCATCGCCCTGGACCTGGCCGAGCGCGAGCGCCTGATCAAGGACCTGGGCCCGGTCCACCGGACCGTGGTTCTGCGCAACCACGGCATGATCACTCTGGGCAACAGCGTAGCCGACACCTTCATCCTGATGCGCAATCTGAATTGCGCCTGCGAGGCCCAGCTGGCTTTCCAGGCAACGGGCGAGGAGATCGCGCACGTGCCGGAAGCGGTGCGCGAGCACACAGCGCGCCAATACGAGCGCAGCGTGGAAAAGCACGCGCAGAATCCATCCACCTCGTCCATCACGCTGGAATGGAAGTCCATGCTGCGCCGCCTGCAGCCCGCCGATCCCACCTCCTATCTCGACTGA
- a CDS encoding DUF1028 domain-containing protein, whose amino-acid sequence MTFSIVGYCERTGQVGMAVTSSSVCVASRCAWTRGKVGVVATQNLTDPGLGPLGLDLLERGRAPHEVLDMLRTGDSGRDYRQLQVMDAQGQVAQHTGSSCLPTIAMAHGRHCGAAGNLLANTNIPAAMITAFEAEADLPLAARLLRALRAGLEQGGEVRELYSAGLQVSSDLSWPIVDLRVDGQWRPLDALEGLWKDYEPKMAGYISRASAPQLAVV is encoded by the coding sequence ATGACGTTTTCCATTGTGGGGTATTGCGAACGCACCGGACAGGTCGGCATGGCTGTCACGTCGTCCAGTGTCTGCGTGGCCAGCCGCTGTGCCTGGACGCGCGGCAAGGTCGGCGTGGTGGCGACGCAGAACCTGACGGATCCCGGCCTGGGGCCGCTGGGCCTGGATCTGCTGGAGCGGGGCCGCGCGCCCCATGAAGTGCTCGACATGCTGAGGACCGGCGACTCCGGCCGTGACTACAGGCAGTTGCAGGTCATGGACGCGCAGGGCCAGGTTGCGCAGCACACCGGTTCGAGCTGCCTGCCCACGATCGCCATGGCGCACGGCCGGCACTGCGGCGCAGCCGGCAATCTGCTGGCCAACACGAACATCCCCGCCGCGATGATCACGGCCTTCGAGGCCGAAGCGGACCTGCCGCTGGCGGCCCGCCTGTTGCGGGCGCTGCGAGCGGGCCTGGAGCAAGGCGGCGAGGTGCGCGAACTTTATTCGGCGGGCCTGCAGGTCAGCAGCGACCTCAGCTGGCCCATCGTCGATTTGCGCGTCGATGGCCAGTGGCGCCCGCTGGATGCCTTGGAAGGCCTGTGGAAAGATTACGAGCCGAAGATGGCGGGTTACATCAGTCGGGCTTCGGCGCCGCAACTGGCGGTTGTGTGA
- a CDS encoding ABC transporter permease yields the protein MSRDFRGYSVSTLSVALLCGAFLVLPVAFLCVYAFNPTQYFTLPITGLSLRWFHSFFENDRFLQAFGVSMKLGLIIIPIVLAISLPAAYALVRGRFPGRDFLNAVIMSPLVIPGVVTGIAFLIFLNKAGMGSGFTPLLIGMTCFTMPYAVRALVANMHGLRPELEEAALNLGAGKWSVFWYVILPQLRPGMLAGSIFVFVEAVDNFSVAVFLSSTNSTPLPVEAYSYIRDYDDPTIAAMSLLLMLISTGLMLLASRYVGLNRMFQVE from the coding sequence ATGTCCAGGGATTTTCGCGGCTATTCCGTATCCACCTTGTCCGTCGCGCTGCTGTGCGGCGCATTTCTGGTCCTGCCGGTGGCCTTCCTGTGCGTTTACGCCTTCAACCCCACGCAGTACTTCACGCTGCCTATCACGGGGCTGTCGTTGAGGTGGTTCCACAGCTTCTTCGAGAACGACCGCTTTTTACAGGCATTCGGCGTCAGCATGAAACTTGGGCTGATCATCATTCCCATCGTGCTGGCCATTTCGCTGCCCGCTGCCTACGCCCTGGTACGCGGACGCTTTCCCGGACGCGATTTCCTCAACGCCGTCATCATGTCGCCCCTGGTCATCCCCGGCGTGGTCACGGGCATCGCCTTCCTGATATTCCTCAACAAGGCGGGCATGGGGTCCGGCTTCACACCGTTGCTCATCGGCATGACGTGCTTCACCATGCCCTACGCGGTGCGGGCGCTGGTCGCCAATATGCACGGCCTGCGTCCGGAACTGGAAGAAGCTGCGCTCAACCTGGGCGCGGGCAAGTGGTCCGTGTTCTGGTACGTGATCCTGCCGCAGTTGCGGCCCGGCATGCTCGCCGGAAGCATCTTCGTGTTTGTCGAGGCTGTCGACAACTTTTCGGTTGCGGTGTTTCTTTCATCGACGAACTCCACGCCGCTACCCGTCGAGGCCTATAGCTACATACGCGATTACGACGATCCCACCATCGCGGCGATGTCCTTGCTGCTGATGCTGATATCCACGGGCCTGATGCTGCTGGCCAGCCGCTACGTGGGTCTGAATCGCATGTTCCAGGTTGAGTGA
- a CDS encoding ABC transporter permease has translation MAAAFNADSRGASRWGLVPALVVMLVFFWAYAIFIHASFLPAGTSGQMVRPDGEFTWDNYIRYFKSPSDLMVLVETLWISFRVMVVCFVLGYPVAYVIVRTQSQWLRNGLFIAVIMTFLSGSITRAYSWLVILGNRGLVNSLLMKLGVIAKPLQLVYNETGVFIALLHFVLPFFILTMMGPLKNVHRNLEDAAINLGASRLQTYLRVTLPLSMPGIVAACSLSFAISLSTFAFPLVLGGGRMRMVANSIYENIFSTFNVPYAAAIATVFLVIALFFVWLFSYLQNLSRRGRLTGGH, from the coding sequence ATGGCCGCCGCTTTCAATGCCGATTCGCGGGGCGCGTCGCGCTGGGGCCTGGTTCCAGCGTTGGTGGTCATGCTGGTGTTCTTCTGGGCATACGCCATCTTTATCCATGCCAGCTTCCTGCCTGCGGGGACGTCCGGCCAGATGGTGCGGCCCGACGGTGAGTTCACCTGGGACAACTACATCCGTTATTTCAAATCCCCGAGCGACCTGATGGTGCTGGTCGAGACCCTGTGGATCTCGTTCAGGGTGATGGTGGTTTGCTTCGTCCTGGGCTACCCGGTGGCCTATGTCATCGTCCGCACGCAGTCGCAGTGGCTGCGCAACGGGCTGTTCATCGCGGTGATCATGACCTTCCTGTCAGGATCCATCACCCGGGCCTATTCATGGCTGGTCATCCTGGGAAATCGTGGCCTGGTCAACTCCCTTCTGATGAAACTCGGGGTCATAGCCAAGCCCTTGCAGCTGGTCTACAACGAAACGGGTGTTTTCATTGCGTTGCTGCACTTTGTACTGCCGTTCTTCATCCTGACCATGATGGGTCCGCTCAAGAACGTGCATAGAAACCTGGAAGATGCGGCGATCAACCTGGGCGCGAGCCGGCTGCAAACCTACCTGCGCGTAACTCTGCCCCTTTCGATGCCTGGCATCGTGGCGGCCTGCTCGCTATCGTTCGCGATCTCGCTGTCGACCTTTGCGTTCCCGCTGGTGCTGGGAGGGGGCCGCATGCGGATGGTGGCCAACTCCATCTATGAGAATATCTTTTCCACTTTCAACGTGCCCTACGCGGCGGCCATCGCCACGGTATTCCTGGTGATCGCACTGTTCTTCGTGTGGCTGTTTTCTTATCTGCAGAATCTGTCGCGGCGTGGCCGTCTGACGGGGGGCCACTGA
- a CDS encoding ABC transporter ATP-binding protein: MPEHVHTRSVRLTIDHLHKKYGDMHALNDICLDVPPGAMLTLLGPSGCGKSTLLRSIAGFLGVSQGRVLIDGNDMNGVAPSHRQTAMVFQNYALFPHMSVVENVMFGLRMRKIPKPQARVRAGEALEMVRLSHLADRMPAQLSGGQQQRAALARALVTDPKVLLLDEPFGALDKSLREEMQVELRKLQKSVGVTTVCVTHDQQEAMAISDYIAVMNHGVLEQFGTPLEIYDAPTSHFVATFIGNSNVLPCKVVGGEGSVWRARLADGQEIAVQASREPSNEEGTHLAVRPSAIKVLSAREPSSAGASWSTQGKVSLCMNLGSSVIYEVETAGLGTLRVEQARRQADVLHAADDPVSLACDAQDFVLLRR, encoded by the coding sequence ATGCCCGAACACGTTCATACCCGCAGCGTACGACTGACCATCGACCATCTGCACAAGAAGTACGGTGACATGCATGCGCTCAATGACATCTGCCTGGATGTTCCGCCTGGCGCCATGTTGACGCTGCTGGGTCCCAGCGGTTGCGGCAAGTCGACGCTGCTACGCAGCATCGCGGGCTTCCTGGGCGTAAGCCAGGGTCGCGTGCTGATCGACGGCAACGACATGAACGGCGTGGCGCCGTCGCACCGCCAAACGGCGATGGTCTTTCAGAACTATGCCCTGTTCCCGCACATGTCCGTTGTCGAAAACGTCATGTTCGGCCTGCGCATGCGCAAGATACCCAAGCCGCAGGCCCGCGTGCGCGCTGGCGAAGCTCTCGAAATGGTACGCCTGTCGCACCTGGCCGACCGGATGCCGGCTCAGCTGTCGGGCGGCCAGCAGCAGCGCGCCGCGCTGGCGCGGGCCTTGGTGACCGATCCCAAGGTACTGCTGCTCGACGAGCCCTTCGGCGCTCTGGACAAGAGCCTGCGCGAGGAAATGCAGGTCGAATTGCGCAAGCTGCAGAAAAGCGTGGGCGTCACCACGGTCTGCGTCACGCACGACCAACAGGAAGCCATGGCCATTTCCGATTACATCGCGGTGATGAACCATGGCGTGTTGGAGCAGTTCGGCACGCCGCTGGAGATCTACGATGCGCCGACTTCGCATTTCGTGGCGACCTTCATTGGCAACTCCAATGTGCTGCCGTGCAAAGTGGTTGGCGGCGAGGGCTCGGTCTGGCGCGCCCGACTGGCCGACGGCCAGGAAATCGCCGTGCAGGCCTCACGTGAGCCTTCGAACGAGGAAGGCACGCACCTTGCCGTGCGTCCCAGCGCGATCAAAGTGCTGTCCGCTCGCGAGCCCTCCAGCGCGGGGGCTTCCTGGTCGACCCAGGGCAAGGTTTCGTTGTGCATGAATCTCGGAAGTTCCGTGATCTACGAGGTGGAAACCGCCGGCCTGGGCACCTTGCGGGTTGAGCAAGCCCGGCGCCAGGCCGATGTGCTGCATGCCGCGGATGATCCCGTGAGCCTTGCATGCGATGCGCAAGATTTCGTCTTGCTGAGGCGCTGA
- a CDS encoding M20 family metallopeptidase, translating to MTTQTLQTDRDRLQARLPDMVALLKTLVNMDSGSLDVEGVNAVGRVLSERLSAAGFVVRERALPVAERGTMLIAEKQGAGKGKLLILGHLDTVWPKGTVADWPFQLLDGGLATGPGVGDMKAGLVMALHVLELLAQQNFNDFALIKWVLVPDEELGSAGSRPLIEEEARDMDTVLVLEPGRPGGGVVTARGALGVYFIRAKGCSAHCGNDYRKGASAVRELAIKVAPLDGLSDPDAGAVVNVGVFHGGTAKQVIPGEAFLNIDLRARTQVKAECLHQAIFDIAGDRVDPRVEVTVEGGLTRPAYPGAAPNQALMRAMQAMAQELSIPVFEAPLANGGSDGNFTAVMGLPTLDGLGPVSHNICSRAETMEIQSLVDRGALFCGLIKQLPNLINR from the coding sequence ATGACGACACAAACTCTCCAAACAGACCGCGACCGCCTGCAGGCCCGCCTGCCTGACATGGTCGCCCTCCTCAAGACGCTGGTGAATATGGACAGCGGATCGCTCGATGTCGAAGGCGTCAACGCCGTGGGTCGCGTGCTTTCCGAACGCCTGTCTGCCGCTGGTTTCGTGGTCCGTGAGCGTGCTTTGCCCGTGGCCGAGCGCGGCACGATGCTTATCGCCGAAAAGCAAGGCGCGGGCAAAGGGAAATTGTTGATCCTGGGGCACCTGGATACCGTCTGGCCCAAGGGCACGGTGGCCGATTGGCCTTTTCAGCTTCTCGACGGCGGCCTGGCGACCGGCCCCGGCGTGGGCGACATGAAGGCCGGGCTGGTCATGGCGCTTCATGTGCTGGAGCTGCTGGCGCAACAGAACTTCAATGACTTCGCCCTGATTAAATGGGTATTGGTGCCCGACGAAGAGCTAGGCAGTGCCGGCAGCCGGCCGCTGATCGAAGAGGAAGCGCGCGACATGGACACCGTGCTTGTGCTGGAGCCGGGCCGCCCGGGAGGCGGCGTGGTGACCGCGCGCGGCGCGCTCGGTGTGTATTTCATACGCGCGAAAGGTTGCAGCGCGCATTGCGGTAACGACTATCGCAAGGGCGCCAGTGCGGTGCGTGAACTGGCCATCAAGGTCGCGCCGCTCGACGGTCTGTCCGATCCCGACGCCGGCGCTGTCGTGAATGTCGGCGTATTTCACGGCGGAACGGCGAAGCAGGTGATCCCCGGCGAGGCGTTCCTCAATATCGATCTGCGCGCGCGAACGCAGGTCAAGGCCGAATGCCTGCACCAGGCCATTTTCGATATCGCAGGTGACCGTGTCGACCCGCGCGTGGAGGTTACTGTCGAAGGCGGCCTGACCCGTCCCGCCTATCCTGGCGCGGCGCCGAATCAAGCACTGATGCGCGCAATGCAGGCCATGGCGCAGGAGCTGTCCATCCCGGTGTTCGAGGCGCCCTTGGCCAACGGCGGCTCCGACGGCAACTTCACGGCGGTGATGGGTCTGCCCACGCTGGACGGCCTGGGCCCTGTGTCACACAACATCTGCAGCCGTGCCGAGACCATGGAAATACAAAGCCTCGTTGACCGCGGCGCGCTGTTTTGCGGCCTGATCAAACAACTCCCCAATCTGATAAACCGATAG